A region of the Bacillus sp. NP247 genome:
TGTATAGCGAATTAATAACGGTAATAGTGGCTCCGTTATTTTCCGGATAAATTGATGCCTAATCATTCTCAAGGAAAAGCTTGCAGCAATTGTTGTCATTACGAGAAATACAGGAATTATAATTAAATTTTGTGGCAATACAGATACAAATGCTAATAATAGTCCATTCCATCCGTGCTGACTTACTAAAAAACCTACTGTAAATCCAACAACTACCCCTTTTAAAAATAGTAAGATAAAAATGAGTGGCAACCCAATAATTGAAATTCCCAAAATCCAAATAAAGCCGATATATTTTAATTGCGAAAAGTAACTTTCTCGAAACATTTCGCCCGCGACAGCAAATTCTCCTTTAGAAACTTGTCCAAAAAAACGCTGTAAATAAAATGATAAATCTTGCTTTTGGTTTATTTGTAAACTATTCACAAGAATCGCTCCAAATATTACTCCCATCAGTAATAAAACCGCATTAAATATATATAGTGAAGAATTTTCCTGTATGTGAGACATTACACGGTCTTGCCACGTTTTTCGCCACATTTTCCTTCCCTCCGTTCACACTCTTACTAAAAATGTATGAAAGAAAGAAAAAAAGTATGACGAATTAACATTGAAATTCCGCTCTACTTTGCTAAACTAAAAAGTAGAGAATAGGAGGGATTTCTCTTGAAACCATTATTATTAGATTTTCCAACATTATTTCAAACTGAGCGCTTGCAAGTACGTAAGCCGTTTCCAGGTGATGGCACAGAAGTATATGAAGCAATCCAAGCTTCTCTAGAAGACTTATTACCATGGATGCCAATTACAGCTGAAACAGAAGAACGTGCTGAAGAAATTGTTCGCGAAGCTCACGGACAGTTTTTACTTCGTGAAACACTTGATTTCCACTTATACGATAAAGTATCTGGTACATTCATCGGAGCTATTACTCTCAAACCTGAAAACTGGGATATTCCAAAGTTTTCACTTCACTTCTGGCTACATAGCGCTTATACAAAGCATGGCTATATGACAGAAGCCATTAAAGGTGCGATTCAATTTGCATTTGATAAACTAGGTGCTAGAAGAATTGAAATTCGTACTGATGCAACAAATATAAACGCATGTAACTTGGCAGAACGTCTAGAATTTATTTTAGAAGGTACAATGGAAAACGATTTCCTAGCACCCGATGGCAGCTTACGCGATGCACGTGTATATGCAAAAATTAACTAAAAACACTCGCCTTAGGCGAGTGTTTATTTTTGTAATTGTAAATATTGTACTGCAAACATCGTCTTAGCATCATGAATGCGAAGGTCTTTCATAAGATCCACCGCTTCTTCTAATGACACTTCCATTAATTCTACAAATTCATCTTCATCTAAAGCTGCTTTATTTTCTTTTTGTTTTAATCCTGTCGCTTTATATACATATAAAATCTCATCTGCAAAACCAGGTGATGTATAGAAAGATGTAATAAGCTCCATATTTTCACACACATATCCTGTTTCTTCTTCTAATTCACGAACTGCTGTTACCTCTGGCTTTTCCCCAGGTTCTAACTTCCCAGCAGGAATTTCCACAATTGGCTTTTCGAGAGCTTTACGATACTGCTCAACGAGTACAATTTTCCCCTCATCAGTAATAGCAATAATAGCAACTGCCCCAGGGTGATTTACGATTTCACGTTTACTCATTTCTCCATTTGGTAATACTACATCATCAACACGAACTTTTATAACTCTACCATCAAAAATCGGTTCAGTTTTTACTGTTCTTTCTGCAAGATTACTCATACTACTTCATCTCCCTGTTCTATTTCCTAATCGTTCTTCATACATTTTACCACATTGAAAGGAGCGTGATAGAAATGAAAGTTTACATTTTACCAAATCGCGTCACTTTAGTCGGCAAAGCATGGCAAATTCGTCATAAGCTAAAACAATATGGCAAAGAATATACAACTGTACAAGAGTGGATTACAGCAAATAAAAAGTAAACGTTTGTCAACCTCCTTCCCCTTTCGTACAATAAAGGTAAGGAGGTTGACCTATGAAAAAACGTCAATTAGGAAACTCAGATTTATATGTTACGGAAATTGGATTTGGCTGTATGTCTCTCGGTACATCTGAGGCTGAAGCTATGCGTATTATCGATGAGGCAATCGATTTAGGAATTAACTTTTTTGATACAGCGGACTTATACGATTATGGATTAAATGAAGAATTTGTTGGAAAAGCTCTGAAAGGAAAACGCGACCAAATTGTTCTTACAACAAAGGTTGGAAATCGATGGACAGAAGAAAAAAACGGCTGGTCTTGGGATCCTTCTAAAGCTTATATAAAGGCCGAAGTAAAAGAGAGTTTACGTAGACTTCAAACAGATTATATTGATTTATATCAACTGCATGGCGGGAAGACTGAAGATCCTATAGATGAAACAATTGGAGCCTTTGAAGAA
Encoded here:
- the spoIIM gene encoding stage II sporulation protein M, which gives rise to MWRKTWQDRVMSHIQENSSLYIFNAVLLLMGVIFGAILVNSLQINQKQDLSFYLQRFFGQVSKGEFAVAGEMFRESYFSQLKYIGFIWILGISIIGLPLIFILLFLKGVVVGFTVGFLVSQHGWNGLLLAFVSVLPQNLIIIPVFLVMTTIAASFSLRMIRHQFIRKITEPLLPLLIRYTCFFLVIGAVLAIASSVEAYASPVLMKEVVEAINKQ
- a CDS encoding GNAT family N-acetyltransferase — translated: MKPLLLDFPTLFQTERLQVRKPFPGDGTEVYEAIQASLEDLLPWMPITAETEERAEEIVREAHGQFLLRETLDFHLYDKVSGTFIGAITLKPENWDIPKFSLHFWLHSAYTKHGYMTEAIKGAIQFAFDKLGARRIEIRTDATNINACNLAERLEFILEGTMENDFLAPDGSLRDARVYAKIN
- a CDS encoding NUDIX hydrolase, whose protein sequence is MSNLAERTVKTEPIFDGRVIKVRVDDVVLPNGEMSKREIVNHPGAVAIIAITDEGKIVLVEQYRKALEKPIVEIPAGKLEPGEKPEVTAVRELEEETGYVCENMELITSFYTSPGFADEILYVYKATGLKQKENKAALDEDEFVELMEVSLEEAVDLMKDLRIHDAKTMFAVQYLQLQK
- the mciZ gene encoding Z-ring formation inhibitor MciZ; the encoded protein is MKVYILPNRVTLVGKAWQIRHKLKQYGKEYTTVQEWITANKK